A single region of the Hyalangium ruber genome encodes:
- a CDS encoding GYF domain-containing protein, producing MSEAELDAVISQLRTDKNLVVPPAPVASTPWGAMTERLVRGTTAPLGPTELAAAREEAARHAWFVALDEQVVGPLGFAALRTHWDEGELGPDSLCWRKGFEDWQPMCRVPGLSELLAPKPPDAAVSATDLVPGEHLEDLGFELKGAEALRELGEATPPPIGPELSSSLAPFLDPEPVTVPAALSALELMAHPVIPPAPVEVRIRGAVWLALGGGLVGGVLVALFLWGLGPRNGWGPSVHSGPTLATAPVSATAREEVLPAVEAPKPVAGLPVSGLGTGAAFGGVSAPPVTFWNPDLATAAGGIAGPVGTSASLPLLPSPVSAPLETVPAPRPAAVTSRPEVKTPPLRKLAKVEVALEPEAPAEVVREAPPVEEESVDEELGLDEDFERELSGPPSRSKGASGRTVWIPPEPTPAGPVASLAQSDVFAVVLANKGDIASCASAGKSPQVEEGQRVVVRWTIAPSGKVTEVVTESAGFKGTPLASCLEGKIRAWTFPKHREQGGPVRFPFVF from the coding sequence ATGTCGGAGGCGGAGCTCGACGCGGTCATCAGCCAGCTGCGCACCGACAAGAACCTCGTGGTTCCTCCAGCCCCCGTGGCGAGTACGCCGTGGGGGGCGATGACGGAGCGGCTGGTGCGCGGCACCACCGCCCCGCTAGGCCCGACCGAGCTCGCGGCGGCGCGAGAGGAGGCCGCGCGGCATGCGTGGTTCGTCGCGCTGGATGAGCAGGTCGTGGGGCCGCTCGGGTTCGCGGCGTTGCGCACGCATTGGGATGAGGGCGAGCTGGGGCCGGACTCGCTCTGTTGGCGGAAAGGCTTCGAGGACTGGCAGCCGATGTGCCGGGTGCCGGGGCTCAGTGAGCTGCTCGCGCCGAAGCCGCCCGACGCCGCGGTGTCGGCGACCGATCTGGTGCCCGGTGAGCACCTCGAGGATCTGGGCTTCGAGTTGAAGGGCGCGGAGGCCCTGCGCGAGCTGGGGGAGGCCACGCCTCCGCCGATCGGTCCCGAGCTGTCTTCGAGCCTGGCGCCCTTCCTGGACCCGGAGCCCGTGACGGTGCCCGCGGCTCTCTCGGCGCTGGAGTTGATGGCCCACCCCGTGATTCCGCCCGCGCCGGTGGAGGTGCGGATCCGCGGCGCCGTGTGGCTCGCGCTGGGAGGCGGCCTGGTGGGCGGTGTGCTCGTGGCTCTGTTCTTGTGGGGGCTGGGCCCTCGGAATGGCTGGGGGCCTTCGGTCCACTCGGGCCCGACGTTGGCGACCGCGCCTGTGTCGGCGACGGCCCGCGAGGAGGTGCTGCCGGCGGTGGAGGCTCCCAAGCCTGTCGCCGGGCTGCCCGTTTCGGGGCTGGGCACCGGCGCTGCTTTCGGCGGTGTCTCGGCTCCCCCGGTGACTTTCTGGAACCCGGACCTGGCGACCGCCGCGGGTGGCATCGCAGGGCCCGTGGGGACCAGCGCCTCGCTGCCGCTCCTGCCCAGCCCCGTGTCGGCGCCGCTGGAGACCGTGCCTGCTCCACGGCCCGCCGCCGTGACGTCGCGTCCCGAGGTGAAGACACCGCCCCTGCGGAAGCTGGCGAAGGTGGAGGTGGCGCTGGAGCCCGAGGCTCCGGCGGAGGTCGTCCGCGAGGCGCCTCCCGTGGAGGAGGAGAGCGTGGACGAGGAGCTGGGCCTGGACGAGGACTTCGAGCGTGAGCTCAGCGGGCCCCCGAGCCGCTCCAAGGGCGCGTCCGGGCGTACGGTCTGGATTCCTCCGGAGCCGACGCCCGCCGGTCCGGTCGCCTCGCTCGCTCAGTCCGATGTCTTCGCCGTGGTACTCGCGAACAAGGGGGACATCGCCTCGTGCGCCAGCGCGGGCAAGTCCCCGCAGGTGGAGGAGGGACAGCGCGTGGTGGTGCGGTGGACCATCGCCCCCAGCGGCAAGGTGACGGAGGTGGTGACCGAGAGCGCCGGGTTCAAGGGCACGCCCCTCGCGAGCTGCCTCGAGGGGAAGATTCGCGCGTGGACCTTCCCCAAGCACCGCGAGCAGGGCGGACCGGTTCGCTTCCCCTTCGTGTTCTGA